Proteins from a genomic interval of Pseudodesulfovibrio nedwellii:
- a CDS encoding F0F1 ATP synthase subunit gamma produces the protein MASLRDVQNQIVGVKKTKQITKAMNMVASAKLRNAQERIERFRPYADKFYEMLGDLAAGADESVHPLLEVREEVKTVGIMVTTSDRGLCGAFNINIINKAMKLAKKRASEGKAVKMYCIGKKARDTFNKTEYEIVRAEGDAMSSFDFTLAASVGNELIAGYINGELDEVHVVFGEFQSMGKQPPVDLTVLPMAAEEGEATESGAGDYLYEPSVEGLLAELLPRFIKVQVYRGLLDTSCSEHAARMAAMDNATKACDELTDSLTLLYNKTRQAAITGDLMDIVGGVEALKG, from the coding sequence ATGGCATCGTTAAGAGACGTCCAAAATCAGATTGTTGGCGTCAAGAAAACCAAGCAGATCACCAAGGCCATGAACATGGTGGCCTCGGCAAAACTGCGCAACGCACAGGAGCGTATTGAACGCTTCCGTCCGTATGCGGACAAGTTTTATGAGATGCTCGGAGACTTGGCAGCCGGCGCTGACGAATCGGTACATCCGCTGCTGGAAGTCCGGGAAGAAGTAAAGACCGTGGGTATCATGGTCACCACTTCCGATCGAGGACTGTGCGGCGCATTCAATATTAATATTATCAATAAGGCCATGAAACTGGCCAAGAAAAGGGCTTCTGAAGGCAAGGCTGTCAAGATGTACTGCATCGGCAAGAAAGCCCGTGACACCTTCAATAAGACCGAATACGAAATCGTGCGCGCCGAAGGCGACGCCATGAGTTCATTCGACTTCACCCTGGCCGCAAGCGTCGGTAACGAACTGATTGCTGGCTACATCAACGGCGAACTCGATGAAGTTCACGTTGTATTCGGTGAATTCCAAAGCATGGGCAAGCAGCCTCCCGTCGATCTCACCGTTCTGCCTATGGCAGCGGAAGAAGGCGAAGCCACCGAGAGTGGCGCTGGAGACTACTTATATGAACCGTCTGTTGAAGGCCTGTTGGCCGAGCTTTTGCCTCGGTTTATCAAAGTCCAGGTCTATCGTGGTTTGCTGGACACATCATGCTCCGAGCATGCTGCCCGTATGGCTGCCATGGATAACGCCACCAAGGCGTGCGACGAACTGACGGATTCCCTGACCTTGCTCTATAACAAGACAAGGCAGGCCGCCATTACTGGCGATCTTATGGACATTGTCGGCGGCGTGGAAGCGCTGAAAGGATAA
- the atpA gene encoding F0F1 ATP synthase subunit alpha produces MQIKAEEISKIIQDQIQNYESRVEMSETGTVLYVGDGIARVHGVENVMAMELLEFPGGLMGMVLNLEEDNVGVALLGPDTGVKEGDPVKRTGKIYSVPVGDGVMGRVVDPLGQPIDGLGPIESTETRPVEMKAPGIIARKSVHEPCYTGLKAVDAMTPVGRGQRELVIGDRQTGKTAVCVDAILAQKTTDVHCFYVAIGQKKASVALVADVLRQHGAMEYTTIVSATASEPAPLQFIAAYTGATMAEFYRDNGKHALICYDDLSKQATAYREMSLLLRRPPGREAFPGDVFYLHSRLLERSCKVNDSLGAGSLTALPVIETQAGDVSAFIPTNVISITDGQIYLEPNLFLSGVRPAINVGLSVSRVGGSAQIKAMKQVAGTLRLDLATYRELAAFASFGSDLDQATQDKLNRGARMVEVLKQGQYKPQTVQQQVSILFAATRGFLDDVPVESVQTFEAEFHDFMANTKSAVLDSIVEKQKIDDAVEADLKAAIEEFKKGFSA; encoded by the coding sequence ATGCAGATCAAAGCAGAAGAAATCAGCAAAATCATTCAGGACCAGATTCAGAATTATGAGTCTCGTGTTGAAATGAGCGAGACCGGTACCGTCCTCTATGTTGGTGACGGTATTGCTCGTGTTCACGGCGTTGAGAACGTCATGGCCATGGAGCTGCTGGAATTCCCCGGCGGCCTGATGGGCATGGTCCTCAACCTGGAAGAAGACAACGTCGGTGTCGCCCTGCTGGGTCCTGATACTGGTGTTAAGGAAGGCGATCCGGTCAAGCGTACTGGCAAGATTTACTCCGTGCCCGTCGGTGACGGCGTCATGGGCCGCGTTGTTGATCCTCTGGGTCAGCCCATCGATGGCCTGGGACCGATCGAGTCTACCGAGACCCGTCCTGTTGAAATGAAGGCTCCTGGCATCATCGCTCGTAAATCCGTTCACGAGCCCTGCTACACCGGCCTCAAGGCTGTTGACGCAATGACTCCTGTTGGCCGCGGCCAGCGCGAACTCGTCATTGGTGACCGTCAGACCGGTAAAACCGCTGTCTGCGTGGACGCCATCCTCGCCCAGAAGACCACCGATGTGCATTGCTTCTATGTTGCCATCGGCCAGAAAAAAGCATCTGTCGCACTGGTTGCCGACGTTCTCCGTCAGCACGGCGCAATGGAATACACCACCATCGTTTCCGCCACCGCTTCCGAGCCCGCACCGCTGCAGTTCATCGCTGCTTACACCGGTGCTACCATGGCAGAATTCTATCGTGATAACGGCAAGCATGCACTGATCTGCTACGATGACCTTTCCAAGCAGGCTACCGCTTACCGTGAAATGTCCCTCTTGCTTCGTCGTCCTCCGGGCCGTGAAGCTTTCCCTGGTGATGTTTTCTACCTTCACTCCAGACTGCTGGAACGTTCCTGTAAGGTTAATGACAGCCTCGGCGCCGGTTCTCTGACCGCCCTGCCCGTCATTGAAACTCAAGCTGGTGACGTCTCCGCATTTATTCCGACCAACGTTATCTCCATTACTGATGGTCAGATCTACCTGGAGCCCAACCTGTTCCTGTCCGGTGTTCGCCCGGCCATCAACGTCGGTCTCTCCGTCTCCCGAGTCGGTGGTTCCGCACAGATCAAGGCCATGAAGCAGGTTGCCGGTACTCTGCGTCTCGACCTCGCTACTTACCGCGAGCTCGCCGCATTCGCATCCTTTGGTTCCGACCTTGACCAGGCTACTCAGGACAAGTTGAACCGTGGCGCACGCATGGTTGAAGTTCTGAAACAGGGCCAGTACAAGCCGCAGACCGTCCAGCAGCAGGTTTCCATCCTGTTCGCCGCTACACGCGGTTTCTTGGATGACGTACCTGTTGAGTCTGTCCAGACTTTTGAGGCAGAATTCCACGACTTCATGGCTAACACCAAATCTGCAGTTCTCGACTCCATCGTCGAAAAACAAAAGATTGATGACGCTGTGGAAGCCGACCTCAAGGCCGCCATTGAAGAATTCAAGAAAGGCTTCAGCGCTTAA
- the atpH gene encoding ATP synthase F1 subunit delta codes for MIGNVVSRRYAKALFAVGAAKSETEQAKYGEQLIAIGASISEAPEATAFFKNPAFSVEEKKSVLNQLIEKVSVDPMVKNFCDLMADKGRVEMLPAVASDYKAMIDVVSGVISGELTTVGELNEERKSAIQANLEKQAGKKLELSFSTNKDILGGIVLKVGDKVMDASLKAQLQILKENIKRGE; via the coding sequence TTGATCGGTAACGTCGTTTCCCGCCGCTATGCGAAAGCTCTGTTTGCCGTTGGCGCCGCCAAAAGCGAAACAGAACAAGCAAAGTACGGCGAGCAACTGATCGCCATCGGCGCTTCCATCAGTGAGGCTCCCGAGGCCACAGCTTTCTTCAAAAACCCGGCATTTTCTGTCGAGGAAAAGAAATCTGTGCTGAATCAGTTGATCGAAAAAGTTTCGGTTGACCCGATGGTCAAGAACTTCTGCGACCTGATGGCTGACAAGGGCCGGGTTGAGATGCTTCCTGCCGTCGCTTCTGACTACAAGGCCATGATTGACGTCGTGTCCGGCGTTATCTCCGGTGAACTCACCACGGTGGGTGAACTTAACGAGGAAAGAAAATCTGCAATCCAGGCGAACCTCGAAAAACAGGCCGGCAAGAAGCTGGAACTGTCTTTCTCTACCAACAAGGACATCCTTGGCGGTATCGTCCTCAAGGTCGGGGACAAAGTCATGGACGCCAGCCTCAAGGCTCAGCTGCAGATTTTGAAAGAAAATATTAAAAGGGGTGAGTAG
- the atpF gene encoding F0F1 ATP synthase subunit B produces MYVFFAVLLTALAISSVAFASAAEGHAVFTSENVMNYGLRMLNFAIFAALLYKFGGAKIKDFFVGRRDGIKQDLDDLQSRQSEAEKKLKDVESSIANMAQEKQQILEDAKAQGEAIKAGIIEKAKKDAEALTEQAKRTASNEAQAAIETIRGEMADMVIEAAEKIVAEKLSAEDHDKLVDDYLTKVVLN; encoded by the coding sequence ATGTATGTGTTTTTTGCGGTCTTGCTGACCGCTTTGGCTATCTCCTCTGTCGCTTTTGCCAGCGCTGCGGAAGGTCACGCTGTTTTCACGTCTGAAAACGTGATGAACTATGGCCTTCGGATGCTCAACTTCGCGATTTTTGCTGCACTGCTTTACAAGTTTGGCGGAGCAAAAATCAAAGACTTCTTCGTGGGACGCCGCGACGGTATCAAGCAGGATCTCGACGATCTGCAGTCCCGTCAAAGCGAAGCTGAAAAGAAGCTTAAGGATGTTGAGTCCAGCATAGCCAACATGGCGCAGGAAAAGCAGCAGATCCTCGAAGATGCCAAGGCTCAGGGCGAAGCCATCAAGGCCGGCATCATCGAAAAAGCCAAGAAGGACGCCGAAGCTCTGACCGAACAGGCAAAGCGCACCGCTTCCAACGAAGCACAGGCTGCCATCGAAACCATTCGCGGCGAAATGGCCGACATGGTGATTGAGGCTGCCGAAAAGATCGTTGCCGAAAAGCTGAGCGCCGAAGATCACGACAAGCTCGTGGATGACTATTTAACAAAGGTGGTGCTCAATTGA
- a CDS encoding ATP synthase F0 subunit B → MVLPDKTIFIQGLNFLVMIFLLNIVLIKPIREIIKKRKGLMADQLEKIEGFNEDAETKVADYEAQLITARKEAGDIRNAAKDAGVVEEQALLSTAGTEASSTIQAARTEIKSQVKGAMEQLTKDVDKYAEQATGKILGQA, encoded by the coding sequence ATGGTATTACCTGACAAAACAATTTTTATCCAAGGCCTGAACTTCTTGGTTATGATCTTCTTGCTGAACATCGTGCTCATCAAGCCGATTCGCGAGATCATCAAGAAACGCAAGGGGTTGATGGCTGATCAGCTGGAGAAAATCGAAGGTTTCAATGAAGATGCTGAGACGAAAGTGGCCGATTATGAAGCCCAACTCATCACAGCACGCAAGGAAGCCGGAGACATTCGTAATGCTGCAAAGGACGCAGGCGTGGTCGAAGAACAGGCCCTGTTGTCCACTGCCGGCACCGAAGCATCCAGCACCATCCAGGCAGCTCGCACTGAGATTAAGTCTCAGGTTAAAGGCGCCATGGAACAGCTGACCAAGGACGTGGACAAATACGCTGAGCAGGCTACAGGCAAGATCCTGGGCCAGGCTTAG
- a CDS encoding bactofilin family protein: MARDEINAFLGAGTNYQGKLHFQGAVRIDGNFQGEVVSEGTLVVGQEAVVEGQIKVGQLVLSGRLKGEVEAKNKVVLHKTANLQGNIETPSLVVEEGAVLEGELAMGSRDVNSDVKPKKDS, translated from the coding sequence ATGGCGAGAGATGAGATAAATGCGTTTTTGGGGGCCGGAACCAACTACCAAGGGAAATTGCATTTTCAAGGCGCAGTGCGCATTGATGGAAATTTTCAAGGTGAAGTGGTGTCCGAAGGAACGCTGGTTGTCGGCCAGGAAGCCGTTGTGGAAGGGCAAATTAAGGTAGGCCAGCTCGTACTTTCCGGCAGACTTAAGGGTGAAGTTGAGGCAAAAAACAAGGTCGTTTTGCACAAAACGGCCAACTTGCAGGGGAACATCGAGACACCGAGCCTTGTTGTCGAAGAAGGCGCGGTACTTGAAGGCGAGCTTGCCATGGGCAGTCGCGACGTAAATTCGGACGTAAAACCGAAAAAAGATTCCTAA
- the rodA gene encoding rod shape-determining protein RodA, which translates to MPIDRRLLLYINWPLLGIAVILFLVGVLNLYSASGFRLEEGMNLAPYYHKQLLWGTVGLLGMIVFMFFDYRHLKTMAWPLFWTTVILLIAVFFMGKTIYGARRWLDLGFMNFQPSELAKIAILIIGARILSKEREPLGFIRLGYVLGVGMILAGLIIKQPDLGSGLSILLILGGMILFRGVTPQVFKTALVAIPALLPLSWFFLHDYQKQRIMTFLDPTTDPLGAGYHIIQSEIAIGSGGFWGKGFLQGTQSQLRFLPERHTDFAVAVLGEEWGFFGTLLLLALFCVFLYQMVVIARDARGLFGSYLAAGVFFYFFWQILINTGMVLGLMPVVGIPLPFISYGGSATLVNFCLVGLVLNVSMRRFLFKQN; encoded by the coding sequence TTGCCAATTGATCGCAGGTTGCTGCTCTACATCAACTGGCCGCTGCTCGGTATCGCCGTCATCCTTTTTCTGGTGGGGGTTCTCAACCTTTATTCCGCCAGTGGATTCCGACTTGAAGAAGGCATGAACCTAGCCCCCTACTACCACAAGCAACTCTTGTGGGGAACGGTGGGCCTCCTTGGCATGATCGTGTTCATGTTCTTTGATTACCGCCATCTAAAGACCATGGCATGGCCATTATTCTGGACCACAGTCATTCTTCTTATTGCCGTCTTTTTCATGGGAAAGACCATTTACGGCGCCCGTCGATGGCTTGATCTTGGATTTATGAATTTCCAACCGTCTGAATTAGCAAAAATCGCCATACTAATCATTGGTGCACGCATCCTTTCAAAGGAACGCGAACCCCTCGGTTTCATACGGCTCGGCTATGTACTCGGCGTGGGCATGATCCTGGCGGGACTGATCATCAAACAACCTGACCTCGGTTCAGGTCTGTCCATCCTCCTGATACTCGGCGGCATGATCCTGTTCCGAGGCGTGACACCACAAGTCTTCAAAACAGCCTTGGTAGCCATCCCGGCGCTCCTCCCTTTATCATGGTTTTTCTTGCATGATTATCAGAAACAACGGATCATGACCTTTCTTGATCCCACAACCGATCCACTCGGTGCAGGGTATCATATTATCCAGTCGGAAATAGCCATAGGATCTGGCGGATTCTGGGGGAAAGGTTTTCTCCAAGGAACCCAGTCGCAATTACGTTTTTTACCGGAACGTCACACGGATTTTGCCGTGGCTGTTCTCGGCGAGGAATGGGGATTTTTCGGGACGCTCCTTCTTTTAGCCTTATTTTGCGTATTTTTATATCAAATGGTGGTCATTGCGCGGGATGCACGAGGATTATTCGGTTCCTATCTCGCAGCCGGTGTGTTCTTCTATTTTTTCTGGCAAATCCTTATTAATACGGGTATGGTCCTCGGGCTTATGCCAGTAGTCGGAATACCTCTTCCGTTCATTAGTTATGGAGGAAGTGCGACGCTGGTTAATTTTTGTCTTGTCGGGCTTGTGCTAAATGTATCAATGCGTCGGTTCCTATTCAAACAGAACTAA
- the mrdA gene encoding penicillin-binding protein 2, producing MSNLYNESDQQPPRAGLLLLQMLILGLFCLFAVRLWFLQIHHGEEFALKAKDNQLRQESIFSPRGLIRDRNGDLLAINEPAYALGLIREDCPDIEKALHQVAQWSGRDFTELQALYKKNRKRVKPFEPLILVPDLTFDQLAVIETNKLRWPGLEIQFRPRRLYLYGTLLAHVLGYVSEANEEELSKNPELALGDTVGKQGIEFMLEDRMRGIKGLTQYEVDVTGRRLQERVLKHPRAGHEISLSLDLGLQRLAMDWLEEEAGAVAVMDADTGQLLALATAPSYDSNDFSSGLTSKQWAKLRDNPLHPMQNRVIQSVYPPGSIFKHVIAGAGLSYGMLDPKETVRCTGETRLGRRIFRCWRKGGHGIVDMERALVESCDVYFYKMGKKLTVDRMSEFAKAVGFGQKTGIRLPHEKSGNIPTRAWKRKRFGEGWQGGDNLNMAIGQGFTLVTPLQVVRFFASILNDGKLLKPLLLKDEKTVVQGKIPLSPEQIELLKKALVQTVDNNRGTCRRLRTKGVIVGGKTGTAQVVRLTDELKELKDDEIPYRFRDHAWMAATAEKDGRRYAIAVLIEHGLHGGSGAGPIIKACIEYLFNGKIHMKPEARKAKARAVRALSLKPKEKPVAN from the coding sequence ATGTCAAATCTCTATAACGAATCAGACCAACAGCCACCCCGCGCAGGCCTGTTGCTCCTCCAGATGCTCATTCTGGGGCTCTTCTGCCTGTTCGCCGTAAGACTCTGGTTCCTCCAGATCCACCATGGCGAAGAATTTGCTCTCAAGGCAAAAGACAACCAGTTGCGGCAGGAATCCATCTTTTCTCCGCGAGGACTGATCCGGGACCGCAACGGAGACCTGTTGGCTATTAACGAACCTGCATATGCCCTCGGACTGATTCGTGAAGATTGCCCGGACATAGAAAAAGCTCTGCATCAGGTTGCCCAATGGAGCGGACGGGATTTCACGGAACTCCAGGCCCTCTACAAAAAAAACCGTAAAAGGGTAAAACCGTTTGAGCCACTCATTCTGGTCCCGGACCTCACCTTTGACCAGTTGGCCGTCATCGAGACAAACAAACTGCGCTGGCCCGGCCTTGAAATTCAGTTCCGTCCACGCCGCTTGTATCTGTACGGCACACTTCTGGCGCATGTCCTCGGATATGTGTCCGAAGCGAACGAAGAGGAGTTGTCGAAAAACCCAGAGCTCGCCCTTGGTGATACCGTAGGCAAACAGGGCATTGAATTCATGCTTGAAGACCGCATGCGCGGCATCAAGGGGCTGACACAATACGAAGTGGATGTGACAGGCCGTCGGTTGCAGGAACGTGTTCTCAAGCACCCCCGGGCCGGGCATGAAATATCACTTTCTTTGGATCTGGGCCTACAAAGGCTGGCCATGGACTGGCTGGAAGAGGAAGCAGGAGCCGTAGCTGTCATGGATGCCGACACCGGACAACTCCTGGCTTTGGCGACCGCTCCGTCCTATGACTCCAACGACTTTTCATCAGGCCTGACCTCCAAACAATGGGCCAAACTTCGGGATAACCCTCTTCACCCCATGCAAAACCGCGTTATCCAATCGGTTTACCCCCCCGGGTCTATTTTTAAACACGTCATTGCCGGTGCCGGTTTGAGCTATGGCATGCTTGATCCCAAAGAGACTGTTCGATGTACCGGCGAAACCCGCCTCGGACGACGAATTTTTCGCTGCTGGAGAAAGGGAGGGCATGGCATCGTTGATATGGAACGCGCCCTTGTAGAATCCTGTGACGTATATTTCTATAAGATGGGTAAGAAGCTGACTGTTGATCGCATGAGCGAGTTCGCCAAGGCCGTCGGCTTTGGACAAAAGACCGGCATCCGTCTGCCCCATGAAAAATCAGGCAACATCCCCACCCGCGCATGGAAACGCAAACGATTCGGCGAAGGTTGGCAAGGTGGTGATAACCTGAATATGGCTATTGGCCAGGGCTTTACACTAGTCACTCCGCTTCAGGTCGTCAGGTTCTTTGCCAGCATCCTTAATGACGGCAAATTGCTCAAGCCATTGCTGCTCAAAGATGAAAAGACCGTGGTTCAGGGCAAAATTCCACTCTCTCCCGAACAAATAGAACTGCTTAAAAAAGCCCTCGTCCAAACTGTCGATAATAATCGCGGCACATGTCGGCGATTACGCACCAAAGGCGTTATTGTGGGTGGCAAGACCGGCACGGCTCAGGTAGTTCGACTGACAGACGAACTGAAAGAATTGAAAGACGATGAAATTCCATACAGATTTCGTGACCATGCATGGATGGCCGCCACTGCGGAAAAGGACGGTCGCCGCTACGCCATTGCCGTACTCATCGAACATGGCTTGCACGGCGGCAGTGGAGCTGGCCCCATAATCAAGGCATGCATCGAATATTTATTCAACGGGAAAATTCACATGAAACCAGAAGCCAGAAAAGCCAAGGCCAGAGCTGTCCGCGCCCTGTCCCTCAAACCCAAGGAGAAGCCCGTTGCCAATTGA
- the mreC gene encoding rod shape-determining protein MreC, producing the protein MKGPKKIAVIILAGLFVYLSLYTWNLRTGHLDALSSYTGLDVSGAILRPGIWVADQVSNSWYRYIYLVGLKQENDDITAQAAELRRENMLLHSLARSAERLEKLLEFTPPDRWEYSGARVIAHRMGPAGALDTIAVDKGSSADVEDDMPVVSLKGVVGRVLRTGAATSTILLLTDANSRIAVIGAQHRSPAMLAGQGYGKQLILRYINQNAPIEPNELLLSSGLSGIFPKGLPVARVTRIQRSDISLFLTVMAEPLVDMASLEEILLLKRTPGKLPDQTPVSEEGADGAADQ; encoded by the coding sequence GTGAAAGGCCCTAAAAAAATAGCAGTCATCATCCTTGCAGGATTATTCGTATACCTCTCATTGTATACGTGGAATCTCCGCACAGGGCACCTTGACGCCTTGTCCAGCTATACGGGACTTGATGTTTCCGGCGCTATCTTACGTCCCGGCATATGGGTTGCCGATCAGGTCAGCAACTCATGGTACCGCTATATTTATCTGGTTGGACTCAAGCAGGAAAATGACGATATCACAGCACAGGCTGCCGAGCTCAGACGCGAGAACATGCTCCTGCACTCACTGGCCCGTTCCGCTGAACGCTTGGAAAAACTGCTCGAATTCACACCACCCGATCGATGGGAATATTCCGGCGCACGGGTCATAGCTCACCGCATGGGACCTGCCGGTGCACTCGACACAATTGCCGTGGACAAAGGCAGCAGTGCAGATGTGGAAGACGACATGCCCGTTGTGTCCCTAAAAGGTGTGGTAGGCCGAGTTTTACGAACAGGAGCCGCCACCTCCACAATCCTTCTGCTCACAGATGCCAACAGCCGAATCGCTGTCATCGGCGCACAGCACCGCTCACCGGCCATGCTTGCGGGGCAAGGGTATGGTAAACAGCTTATTCTCCGATATATCAACCAGAATGCGCCCATCGAGCCAAATGAACTTCTGCTATCATCCGGCCTATCGGGCATATTCCCCAAAGGATTGCCCGTCGCCCGCGTAACGCGTATCCAGCGCTCCGATATTTCCCTCTTCCTCACTGTCATGGCGGAACCGCTGGTGGACATGGCTAGCCTGGAAGAAATTCTGCTGCTCAAACGCACACCCGGCAAACTCCCGGACCAGACGCCTGTCAGCGAGGAGGGTGCAGACGGTGCCGCCGACCAATAA
- a CDS encoding rod shape-determining protein — protein MGNLLNRIIGSFSNDLAIDLGTANTLVYVKGKGVMLSEPSVVAVKKNSRGDKTVLAVGAEAKKMLGRTPGNIVAIRPMKDGVIADFEVTEAMLRHFISKVHNSRRLVRPRIMICVPTGITQVEKRAVKESAQSAGAREVYLIEEPMAAAIGANLPITEPTSNMIVDIGGGTTEIAVISLSGIVYARSVRIGGDKMDEAIMQHVKRKYNMLIGESTSEQIKIHIGSAYPLGDQEPIMEVKGRDLVTGIPQNRPITAEEVREAISEQVEGIVQGVRIALEQTPPELAADIVDRGIVLTGGGALLKGLDQLLQHETQLPITVVEDPLTAVVLGSGKALDNIDLYKDVTTD, from the coding sequence ATGGGTAACCTGCTCAACAGAATCATCGGCTCTTTCTCCAATGATCTTGCCATCGACCTAGGCACAGCAAACACGCTGGTCTATGTAAAAGGCAAAGGAGTTATGCTGTCCGAACCGTCCGTCGTTGCCGTGAAAAAAAATTCACGCGGCGACAAAACCGTACTGGCTGTGGGTGCCGAAGCAAAAAAAATGCTTGGTCGCACACCCGGTAACATCGTGGCCATCAGACCCATGAAGGACGGCGTTATTGCCGACTTCGAGGTCACGGAGGCCATGCTCAGACATTTTATTTCGAAGGTTCACAATTCCAGGAGGCTGGTCCGCCCTCGCATCATGATCTGCGTACCCACCGGTATTACACAGGTGGAAAAACGCGCAGTCAAGGAGTCGGCACAGAGTGCCGGCGCACGCGAGGTCTACCTCATTGAGGAACCAATGGCTGCAGCCATCGGTGCGAACCTGCCGATTACTGAACCGACCTCAAACATGATCGTGGACATCGGCGGTGGCACAACGGAAATCGCCGTCATCTCCCTGTCCGGTATTGTCTACGCCCGAAGCGTTCGCATCGGTGGAGACAAGATGGATGAGGCGATCATGCAGCACGTTAAACGCAAGTACAACATGCTCATCGGTGAATCCACATCTGAACAGATCAAGATTCACATCGGCTCCGCGTACCCTCTGGGGGATCAAGAACCGATCATGGAAGTCAAGGGACGCGACTTGGTCACTGGTATTCCACAAAATCGGCCCATCACTGCCGAGGAAGTCCGTGAGGCCATCAGCGAGCAGGTGGAAGGTATTGTTCAAGGTGTGCGTATCGCACTGGAACAGACTCCACCCGAACTGGCTGCCGACATCGTTGATCGCGGCATTGTCCTGACCGGTGGAGGCGCGCTCCTCAAAGGACTCGACCAATTGTTACAGCACGAGACCCAACTGCCTATCACCGTTGTCGAGGACCCGCTTACTGCGGTTGTTCTCGGTTCGGGCAAGGCTCTGGACAACATCGATCTGTATAAGGATGTCACGACCGATTAA
- a CDS encoding TIGR01212 family radical SAM protein (This family includes YhcC from E. coli K-12, an uncharacterized radical SAM protein.), producing MHRTFSLSTYMRQRFGQRVQKIPLDAGFSCPNRDGTISRQGCVFCNPLGSGSGMRERGLSLTEQWAFWRDIHLGTHGIELYTAYLQSYSNTYGPVEKLAQTLTALDGLPGLKSLALGTRPDCLDAEKLDLLAEQKDALGLAEVVLELGLQSSNNATLTHINRGHDAAVFAEATEAAVARGLNVVAHVMAGLPTSEGREGQEELLATIEYLDALPIHGIKFHNVYVCRGTQLARWFEGGQYVPMTQAEFLENLSEAIMHLDPKIVIHRLNGNPQKGELLAPDWAANMRGMHNAIRAYFKKNDVWQGKKNGAEDGPPEWFSPDFERGRLS from the coding sequence ATGCATCGTACCTTTTCTCTTTCCACATATATGCGTCAAAGGTTTGGACAACGTGTTCAGAAAATCCCTCTGGACGCGGGATTCTCGTGTCCTAATCGCGACGGAACTATTTCTCGGCAGGGGTGTGTTTTTTGCAACCCTCTCGGTTCCGGTTCCGGCATGCGCGAACGAGGGTTGTCTCTGACTGAACAATGGGCCTTCTGGCGTGATATCCATCTGGGAACACACGGTATCGAACTTTATACAGCCTACCTGCAATCCTATTCCAACACCTACGGCCCGGTGGAGAAGCTGGCACAGACATTAACCGCGCTCGATGGTCTGCCCGGTTTGAAATCTCTTGCCCTTGGGACACGTCCCGACTGTCTGGATGCGGAAAAGCTTGATCTTCTTGCCGAGCAAAAGGATGCGTTGGGGCTGGCGGAGGTCGTTTTGGAGCTTGGTCTGCAATCTTCAAACAACGCAACGCTGACTCATATCAATCGAGGGCATGACGCTGCGGTCTTTGCCGAGGCTACGGAAGCCGCTGTTGCGCGTGGATTGAACGTTGTGGCTCATGTCATGGCTGGATTGCCGACTTCGGAAGGTCGTGAGGGGCAGGAAGAGCTTTTGGCAACCATCGAGTACCTCGACGCGCTTCCGATTCATGGCATCAAGTTTCACAACGTGTATGTGTGCCGGGGAACGCAGTTGGCGCGATGGTTTGAAGGCGGACAGTATGTGCCCATGACGCAGGCCGAGTTTTTGGAGAATCTGTCTGAGGCAATCATGCATCTAGATCCTAAAATCGTCATTCATCGCCTCAATGGGAATCCTCAAAAGGGAGAACTGCTCGCCCCGGACTGGGCCGCCAACATGCGCGGCATGCACAACGCTATTCGTGCGTATTTTAAAAAAAATGATGTCTGGCAGGGTAAGAAAAATGGCGCCGAAGACGGGCCTCCGGAGTGGTTTTCTCCAGACTTTGAGAGAGGACGGCTTTCATGA